Proteins encoded in a region of the bacterium genome:
- a CDS encoding DUF4345 domain-containing protein translates to MTTPLKVLVGIIAVLLALLGLRWMFDPNAAAESVGMVLNSPDALNTARGDLGGMFLACVALCIQGIRSGEGRWLLAVATLVGFVAAGRVIGLAMDGSSSAALTSIPIELGMVAVLVIAARQTR, encoded by the coding sequence ATGACGACGCCCCTGAAAGTGCTGGTAGGCATCATCGCCGTACTGCTTGCGCTGCTCGGTCTACGCTGGATGTTCGACCCGAACGCGGCCGCAGAGAGTGTCGGGATGGTCTTGAATTCCCCCGACGCACTCAACACCGCCCGCGGCGATCTCGGCGGCATGTTCCTGGCGTGCGTCGCGCTCTGCATTCAGGGCATTCGCTCGGGAGAAGGTCGCTGGTTACTGGCGGTCGCAACGCTGGTGGGTTTCGTGGCCGCTGGGCGCGTAATCGGTCTGGCGATGGACGGATCGAGTTCCGCTGCGCTCACCTCGATTCCGATCGAACTGGGCATGGTTGCGGTACTCGTGATCGCCGCGCGACAGACGCGTTAG